Proteins from a genomic interval of Sparus aurata chromosome 21, fSpaAur1.1, whole genome shotgun sequence:
- the LOC115572154 gene encoding uncharacterized protein LOC115572154, with translation MTETQIPKKISDAIAAVLPDLPDEVVKSIEDTLEALGATTTDDLKYITEGDLLPVLKPIQARRLVNAWVQNDSTASTSNFVWSSPLSVQSSPTSYLSQSSPASSTATSSSSVSCSPFVPNWVDSFQIPWQKFPEELMQTLERQKRPSARLRREMVRIIVSEMMKICKNPTKRNTTEIAKRMVAKYPKSLEDVIDGDVIGLGFHSLVKQLQSRIENVKRPDTPKITKRKAESDADTDEIPAEQKASVQDTYGCVNWEPKYLPLPETVESQHEKKEEMKKMFKEKNYTAEYVKELVKSTYYTQRKDINKGTSIQELCQEWPFLFHEAGMEGHFEHLTGVKLIEAFFANVDKKGRRLLNFLKTVSAQKRKPVLDSLLKLQTERRKSSGCSEELTEMALLLLAHFGEKEEHLFHYVEKTSLAEEVQMENVPATPCLIVCGSSCFAADIFMLSIDQKVVNDHITSFTSAICLLFGSYYCFNIHYPVELRSTLEFLQRCFFSINPERGTKVEHKKKKKVFSVNPRVLTLISDLADHEWT, from the exons ATGACGGAAACTCAAATTCCAAAGAAGATAAGTGATGCAATTGCAGCAGTGCTTCCAGATCTTCCAGATGAAGTTGTGAAGTCGATAGAGGATACTTTGGAAGCACTTGGCGCAACCACCACAGATGATCTAAAGTACATCACAGAAGGAGACTTACTGCCAGTATTAAAGCCCATACAAGCCAGAAGACTGGTTAATGCATGGGTCCAAAATG ACTCAACTGCTTCAACTTCAAACTTTGTGTGGTCTTCTCCACTGTCTGTTCAATCCTCTCCAACTTCGTACCTGTCCCAGTCTTCACCAGCATCATCCACAGCTACCTCATCATCCTCAGTAAGCTGCTCCCCATTTGTGCCAAACTGGGTAGACAGTTTTCAGATACCATGGCAGAAGTTCCCTGAAGAGTTAATGCAGACTTTGGAAAGACAAAAAAGGCCAAGTGCACGACTACGTAGAGAAATGGTAAGGATTATCGTTTCTGAAATGATGAAGATTTGTAAGAATCCAACCAAACGCAACACTACAGAGATAGCAAAAAGAATGGTGGCTAAGTATCCAAAGTCACTTGAAGATGTGATTGATGGTGATGTTATTGGACTTGGATTTCATTCCCTGGTAAAGCAACTCCAGTCAAGAATTGAAAATGTCAAACGACCAGACACACCAAAGATAACGAAACGCAAGGCAGAATCAGATGCGGACACTGATGAAATACCCGCTGAACAAAAAGCTAGTGTTCAAGACACATATGGCTGTGTCAACTGGGAGCCAAAATATTTGCCACTTCCTGAAACTGTGGAGagtcagcatgaaaaaaaagaagaaatgaagaagaTGTTTAAAGAGAAGAACTACACTGCTGAGTATGTCAAAGAATTAGTCAAGTCCACCTATTACACGCAGCGAAAAGACATCAACAAAGGTACAAGCATCCAGGAGCTATGCCAAGAATGGccttttttgtttcatgaaGCTGGTATGGAAGGACACTTCGAGCATCTTACTGGTGTAAAACTGATTGAGGCCTTCTTTGCAAATGTGGACAAAAAGGGGAGGCGCCTCTTAAACTTTCTCAAAACTGTGTCTGCACAAAAACGCAAACCAGTCCTGGATTCTCTCCTCAAGCTTCAAACTGAAAGAAGAAAGTCCAGTGGTTGCTCAGAGGAACTGACAGAGATGGCACTTCTTTTACTGGCTCATTTTGGTGAGAAAGAAGAACATCTGTTCCATTACGTTGAGAAGACCAGCCTTGCTGAGGAGGTTCAGATGGAGAATGTGCCAGCAACACCCTGCCTCATTGTGTGTG gGTCCTCCTGCTTTGCCGCTGACATATTCATGTTGAGCATTGACCAAAAGGTTGTCAACGACCACATCACTTCCTTCACATCCGCCATCTGCCTTCTGTTCGGCAGTTACTACTGTTTTAACATACACTACCCAGTGGAATTGCGGTCAACACTGGAGTTCCTCCAAAG GTGTTTCTTTTCTATTAATCCTGAGAGAGGCACCAAGGTCgagcacaagaagaagaagaaggtgttCTCAGTCAATCCAAGAGTCCTCACTCTCATCTCAGACCTTGCAGACCATGAGTGGACCTAG